The genomic region TGCCGATTTCACTTTTAACCTGGATATCACTATTAAATAAACTCAACAGGCTTTTTACAATCGTAAGGCCTAAACCGGTACCGCCATATTTTCGGTTGATTTGGATAGACCCTTGGGAGAAACTTTCGAATATATTTTTTTGCATATCTTCAGAAATTCCAATCCCTTCATCATTAACTTCAAAATGAATCTTATAGGTATCTTCCGTAGCGCTTAATAGTTTAGTATGCACAATAACCTTTCCGTTTTCTGTAAATTTCAAGGCATTTCCTACTAAATTGATAAGGATTTGAGATAGTTTTAAAGGGTCCCCAACCAGTTTTTTAGGGGTGTTTTTATCAATGTCGAGAATAATGGTATTTTTGTTTTCTTTGGCTGTTTGCTTTAAAGAATACACCACATCCTCCAAGGTTTTTTGAAGGTCGAAAATTAAGTTTTCTGCAATGAGTTTATTGGCGTCTATTTTGTTTATTTGAAGGATGTCGTTAATAAAATCCAACAAGTATTCTCCAGAGAACTTAAGGGATTTTAAGTGTTCTTTCTGGCTCTCCTTTGGGTCTTCCTCGAGAAGTAAATGGGTTAAGCCAGTAACGGCGTAGAGCGGTGTTCTAAGTTCGTGGCTTACTGTAGAAAGGAACTGCCCTTTGGCACGCATGGCCTTTTCCGCCTTATCCTTGGCCGTTTGTAATTCCCTATTCTTTTTAAGTAATAAATCGTTGGTTTTAAATTTAATTTGATTGTTGCGGTAAAGGGAAATAGTTAGTAGTGAAATGATAATTAATAAGGCAGAACTAAGCACAGAAGTAAGTTTGGAAATATTTACCTTTTGCTGTTGTTCAATCTCATCTTGACTCATCCTGGCGATTACATCATTTAAAAACTGTGCTTCGTTGGTATAGGCAGCCTCATTTTGAGCCCTTAAAATCTCTGGGTTAAAATATTTTAATTTTATGCTGTCTGCCTTTTTGTAATACAACAGTGCCGCATGGAAATCTTTACTTTCGCTGGCTATTTCATACTTCAATAAATTGGTGCCCAACAATATTTCTGGAAATTTGTTTCGGGCAGCCATACGCATTACATTATCCAATAGTATTTTGGCACTTTCGTAATTGTTCCCGTCAATATAGATGTTCGCCAATTGAAGTTGCGTGGCTGCAGAAAGGAATTGTTGTTCGTATTTATGTTCTGGAGGGATCATTTTTTGAAAAATGGACTTCGCTTTGGCGCTTTTGCCCAATTCGAAATAGGTAAGTCCTTGGTAGTATAAAATAGTGTTCAATAGACTTTTATCTTTATAGTCTACGGCTTCAAAAGCCTCATTTATATATCCTTCGGCAATGCTGTTTCTTTTATTTTTGGCGCTTATATACGCTTGTAGAATGGCTGTTAGTGCCTTGCCGTTGTTGTATTTATAAAGACTTAAAACTTCCCTGGCTTCATGAAGGTATATCTCTGGATTTACAGGTTTTTTATACTGAATGTTAAGCCGCGCAGAAAGGTTGTAGAAGTCTACAATAGATTCATAAGCATTTATAGAGCTCGCAATTTTTAAACCTTTCTCGATTTCGGAAAGTGCCAACTCATAATTTCCGTTATTTTTATTTTTGTAAATCTTTTTGGTAATAGACTCTATACTGTCCCTATAGGCCGTGTTTTGTTGGGCCCCTATGGAGATAGGGCACAAGGTTAAGAAGATTATGAGGACAACAAAACGCATAATTATATTAATGCTATGTTGTAAATATAATTAATTCTATTTAATAAGATGAATTAAATCGACAATACGGCTACTATATCCATATTCATTGTCGTACCAACCGATTATTTTTACCATTTTCCCGATTACCGAGGTCATTTGGGCATCGAAAGTGCAGGAATATGGATTATTAATTATATCTACTGAAACAATAGGATCTTCCGTATATGATAAAATATTTTTTAAGGAGCCTTGAGAAGCATTTTTAAAAGCCTCGTTCACTTCAGCAATGGAAGTTTCTTTTTTTACGTTGAAAGTAATATCGGTAAGGGAGCCATCTGGTACTGGAACCCTAATGCCACAACCTCCAATAACATCACTAAGTTCTGGGAATACGCTTGTTAATGCCTTGGCTGCACCGGTTGTAGTAGGCACAATGGATTGACTGGCAGCACGAGCTCTTCTTAAATCCCTGTGGGGCTGGTCGTGCAAACTTTGGTCGGAAGTATACGAATGGACGGTAGTGATATAAGCTTGTTCAATTCCGCAAAGTTCTTTTATTACCTTTATCATCGGCGCCGCATTATTGGTAGTGCAGGAGGCATTGGAGATAATGTTTTCTGAACCGTCCAAGATATGTTCGTTAACGCCCAAAACCACCATTTTAATGGAGTCATCTTCGGCGGGAACGGATAGAATTACTTTTTTGGCACCGCCTAAAAGATGGTGCTGCAACTGTTCCCTCGTCTTAAACTTTCCTGTAGCTTCAATAACAATGTCTACATTGAACTTTTTCCAACTGATGGAATTTAGTGAACTGCAATTTATTAATGGAAATTTCTTGTCCTCAACAATAATATGATCCCGATCGTATGTTACGGTCTTTGGCAATACCCCATGAATACTATCGTATTTTAAGAGGTGACTTAACGTTTTTGTATCTGCCAAATCATTGATGGCTACAACTTCAATTTCGGGATGATCGAGAAGGAGTCTAAAAACAGTACGACCTATTCTTCCGAAGCCATTGATGGCAATGCTGGTTTTTTTCAAAATAAGTATAGTAAAAGAAGCTCGCTATTAATTTTTGCACGTTGAAAATACAATGTTTGGGGAAGCTTCAAATTCTTTATTCAATATGTTTATGGGCTTTGTAAGATGAGCGTACCAAAGCACCGCTTTCTACATGTCTAAAACCAAGATCAAGACCAATTTCTTCATATTTTTTAAATTG from Galbibacter sp. BG1 harbors:
- a CDS encoding response regulator, yielding MRFVVLIIFLTLCPISIGAQQNTAYRDSIESITKKIYKNKNNGNYELALSEIEKGLKIASSINAYESIVDFYNLSARLNIQYKKPVNPEIYLHEAREVLSLYKYNNGKALTAILQAYISAKNKRNSIAEGYINEAFEAVDYKDKSLLNTILYYQGLTYFELGKSAKAKSIFQKMIPPEHKYEQQFLSAATQLQLANIYIDGNNYESAKILLDNVMRMAARNKFPEILLGTNLLKYEIASESKDFHAALLYYKKADSIKLKYFNPEILRAQNEAAYTNEAQFLNDVIARMSQDEIEQQQKVNISKLTSVLSSALLIIISLLTISLYRNNQIKFKTNDLLLKKNRELQTAKDKAEKAMRAKGQFLSTVSHELRTPLYAVTGLTHLLLEEDPKESQKEHLKSLKFSGEYLLDFINDILQINKIDANKLIAENLIFDLQKTLEDVVYSLKQTAKENKNTIILDIDKNTPKKLVGDPLKLSQILINLVGNALKFTENGKVIVHTKLLSATEDTYKIHFEVNDEGIGISEDMQKNIFESFSQGSIQINRKYGGTGLGLTIVKSLLSLFNSDIQVKSEIGMGSSFFFDLEFKAPDPAEIEQEEEEELEEAVLKDLYFLVVEDNKINQVITKKMLAKKGVNCDVADNGYEAIELAKQNNYDLILMDIHMPGISGLKATEEIRTFNTTIPIIALTALTLDESTDDFFSSGCNDIITKPFKPDLFYKIIGNAISRTGSKV
- the gap gene encoding type I glyceraldehyde-3-phosphate dehydrogenase, whose product is MKKTSIAINGFGRIGRTVFRLLLDHPEIEVVAINDLADTKTLSHLLKYDSIHGVLPKTVTYDRDHIIVEDKKFPLINCSSLNSISWKKFNVDIVIEATGKFKTREQLQHHLLGGAKKVILSVPAEDDSIKMVVLGVNEHILDGSENIISNASCTTNNAAPMIKVIKELCGIEQAYITTVHSYTSDQSLHDQPHRDLRRARAASQSIVPTTTGAAKALTSVFPELSDVIGGCGIRVPVPDGSLTDITFNVKKETSIAEVNEAFKNASQGSLKNILSYTEDPIVSVDIINNPYSCTFDAQMTSVIGKMVKIIGWYDNEYGYSSRIVDLIHLIK